Within the Sarcophilus harrisii chromosome 2, mSarHar1.11, whole genome shotgun sequence genome, the region CTGCTCCGGACACACACACTTTCTATCAATCTCTGTCTGTGTGAATCTCTATCtatgcctctgtgtctgtctgtctgtttgtttctctctttctctgtctctctctctcagactctctctttgtctctgtgtctctgtttctgtctctgtgtctgtctgtctgtttgtctctctctttctctgtctctttctctcagactctctctttgtctctgtgtctctgtttctgtttctgtgtctgtctgtgtctgtttgtctgtctgtctgtctctctctctttctctgttggttggtctctcttctctcccagtctctttctccctcccttacttctatGGCAAAGAGAGTTTTGTCATCTGGGAGTTCTCCTATGCCAATGaactcaccatttcttatattATAATTCCTTGTAGTTTTTGGTATTGGTCTCTCACATTTCTATTTAactataaactccatgagggtaaagactatatcttactaaattttgtatcttttctaGAACATAGCATAGTCCGATGTACACAGAATAATAAATGCTGAACTTTTCAGTGAAACTTGTATCCTTAATGGAGAGGATTGTACATTGGCTAAAGAAAGAATGATTATTTAACGATGATTATTTCAAAACAACCCACTCAAAAAGCAAAGGTCATGTGGATGGGAAAGGGGATGCATATAtgcatttcttttcccaaagatAAAAGAACACAAGATCGAAaccaattttcctcttttctctaatGGAAATGCATGAGTGTTCATCTTAGTTAAAAATATCAGAAGTAATGATACATCTTATTGTAAATTCAACTAAGATATATAACTTAATATCTAGTAATCATCCAAAACCAGATGATGTGGCTCATTTCCTGTAATGCTTAACAATCAATATTTGtccttttaaaatctctctgaTACTTCCTGCTTCTATGCTTTGGACCACATTTCAAGATTTCTATGATATAGTACTGCCATTAGTTTGTAGACAGAAATACCTGACAGGTGTAGGACTAGTCAATTACTATTTATTCCCTGGTTCTGAGGCCACCTTGCATTAGGAAACTGTTTTCTGGATCCAGTAAATTGTAAAGACTATAGTGTACAGGAGCAGTCTAAATGGGGGGGTAGAGAAAGCGAAAACTCTGGAATGCATCCATGCCTATTCAAAGAAATTATCTAATTTTCCTTTATGCACTTCTGCATCTAGCAATTAATTATGTAGCTCTTTCCAAAACTTCCTGCTGAATTTTTAGGACTTTAGCCAGGGAGTTTGAAAAATAAGGCCTTAAAAACCtgttcatttaaaataaactatATCTGCCATCATTTAGGGTTGAGTGACAAGTCTAGGCAGTGGTGTCAAACAGGGTCACTCAGTGTGCCAGAACTAGCTTAAAATATATTcgggaaatacttaataaaataaataaaaatacaatgatatGTCAATATTGTTCACATGTgattttcaaagtcaatatgcaccttcagggatccttatgtatagtTAAGAAGCCTCTATTTCTACATGAGTTTGCCGTCTGTGGTGcagtgaaaagaaatagaatttactGTTAGAAAATCTGGGTATTAGTCCCAGCTCTAGTATTTACTATCTGTGGGCCTGTGTGCATATAACCTTACATGAGATAATGTACATAATGTACATGAAACTCTTTACAAattgtaaagtactatataaatatcaatttattaTTCTTATCATTATTATCCTTTGAGGCTCACTTTTCCTTACCATAAAACAGGgataaaaaaaagacttaaaatacTTATTCATAGggctatttggaaaaaaaacactttgtaaagtgctggataaattgagataatgttgtttatattgttatttaaatttcAGCCTGGTAGAAAGAGCATGGGGAAGTtggtggtgcagcagatagaatACCAGCCTGAAGTtgggaaggtctgagttcaaatttggcctcagacacttactgtgttcCTGGACACTTAATGGCTATGTGCctcattttctcatatgtaaaatggggaccacctggagaaggaaatggcaaactactctaggtTCTTTGCCGAGAAAAGCCTATGGACAGTGTCTGTGGAATCATGCAGAATCAGATATGATTCAATGGCTGAACACCAACAGAAAGACTAGGTGTGGGTCAACTTTGTTAACTTCACTCCACCTCATCCCACCCCTTTACAGTATACCTATATTAATTAAGTTATGTTAAGTTAATTAAGTGCTTTCCTATCCATTATTTCATTCGATTCTCATGACAACCCTATAATGTAGGTAGAGAAGAGATTATTCCAGAGAATAATGGGTGTATATATTAACCACATGCTAGCTAGTGTggacacaaatagaaaagcaagacatTTCTATTCTAATAGGAAGGGACAGCATACATGGGGAGTGAATGGTGACCTCTCAGAGAAAGGAGATTTGGTTGAAAAAATCTAAAGAATGTTAAGGGAACAATAGCCTTTACATCTTTTTCAGAATCCATGGGAATGTTGATTGATATGAGTTCCGagagcaaaaaagtgaaaaaaaggagGTTGGAAGAAGGCACAGAATGGAAGAAGATCAGGGTAGAGAAGACTTGTAGAGACTGTGGCCTGCTAGAGAGAAAGGGATTTCACCAATCAGAACGGCACTCCTTCAGAACTCAAGTTCTAGACAGAGCAGCAACATAAATAatgtggggaaggggaaggctgAAGATGGCTGGagttaaatatttatattcatccTTACTCATCCCAAGGTACTAAGCCTTGGTGAtacaaacaataaaatgaaacagttcctgcatctaggtggtgcaatggatgtAATAGTTGACTTGGAGTCAACAAGACCCTGAATTCAAgtatggcttcagatacttactgtctgtgtaatcctggacaaatcactaaattctgtttgcctcagtttcctcatctatcaaatgaactggagaagaaatggcaaactaccccaatatctttgcccaaaaaatcccaaatggggtcataaagtgTCAGATGTATTGTCAAGAAATCTCTATCCTACTGAGAAGAAATAACATAGGCTCATAGTATTATAGATATATAGctgaataaatatattcatatttatatatttacatccTACCTTAGAAGCCTTCTAGTCCCctaattttatacatgaaaaaattgaagcacaTAAAGATTTTAGGTGTCTTGTCCAGGGGTCACAGAATTAGTAAATGAGGTAACGTTTAAATCAAAGTCTCCCTGATTCATACACTTGTACCTGCTGCTTCTCTATATAAACAGCATATGAGTACTAAACATGGAGGATGTACTAAACATGGAACAGTATCAGTGAAGACTTCCTAATGGAAGTAGCACATGACCTAACTCTTGAAGGAAGCCTCCCTTATCTCTTTCACCTTCATTGAAATAATATGTCCATATCTTGTCATCCTgatttgtaagctccttgagatcaaatGATGGGATCTTATTTTTCCTTGTATCTCCTCCAACTTAACCTCACACAGAATCTAACACAAGGCTTCACACAAGTAGACACCAGTAAGCAGAGGCTACATAAATGACTCAACTATAATCTCTGGTCTGGATTCCAAGATTTGATTCACATGGGaaacaattgttttaaatttaaaatcagtttcttctgatatattttacagaaaaaattggGCACATTTTCCATGaactccccttttccctctcttcctcatcATGTATCACTCAAGTGCTTTCTTCCACTATCTCCTCCTTCAAACTTGTTCTATTTAATGAAATGACTTACTCCTCACTAAGACCAACCCATCTACTTGTTCATGTAATCCTACTCCAATCCCATCTCCTTCACCAAAttgttccctctctcctccccatatatataatatgtagttttatatgtgaatatatatgtttgcacatgtgtgtgtgagcGTGTGTGTGTAGAGCTATCAATCTATCAATGGCCTGGGAAATAACTGAGAGGTGGAGAGACTGAAGAATGAGTTTAGGAATAGTAGGGGATAGGAAAAAAAACGGCATGTCCAATTAACATCCAAGTAACAAAGCCCAGAAGACAACTAAGTGATATAGGACTGAAgctaaggaaagaaagagattgcTAAGAATTAtttagatttgggagtcatctgtgTAGAAGTGATCATTATacctatgggagctgatgagctCAACATTGAGAGAGAGTATAGAGAAAAGGGCCCATAACAGAACCATGGTAATTGTCTACAATAAGGAAATTGGGTTGTTTGggataagaaaattgaataagaaatttttaatttgacTGTCAGAAGGGATCACAATGGCTTCTCCTAAACTATCCTTGCACATCTGCTAGAGACCATActggagggagagacagagaccagCCCAATGTGGCAGGTCTTAGATTCTTATATTACTAAATCATTCTAGtgctgttttctttatttttcccaggACAACCTGTTGAAATAATAAAGACTTTTCCCTGTTAGCAACTAACTCTTGAACTGTAATTGCCTTTATCAAAGTGCTCATTGCCTGAGAAATTCCAAATTTGTAGATCTGAGCAAACCTATCAATAGCATGCATGTCCCTGGAAGTAGCACTAATGAATGCCATCACATCTTTGACTACAACTTATATCTTCAAGGTGGTTATGTTTTATGTGGTGAAAGGAGGTTGAGGAAATGGTAAAGGATTCTCTTGGACTCTGTGTAAGATAAGTTTCATATCTCTTCTGTTTTTAGGTTACAGCCACATGTATCCCACAACAGGACTTGGAAAAGCTCTGTGTATGCTgtatgctctctttgggatacctTTAATGTTCATAGTTACGACAGCCCTTGGTGACACCCTAGCATCCATGCTATCTACAATttacaataattacaaaaatctTCGGGTCTCTTGCCTTACATTATCTCAAATCCGAAGGCATAGTTCAAAATGCACAGACTCTGATCTTGTCAATAAGACCTTATCTCATAATGTGGTAAGAAAATCAAGCCATAAACTCACCATACAAAAAGgcataaatacaaattataattgCCTGATGGAACAAAGCCAAAAtctggaaaagtttaaaaaaactctAAGGAAAGAGCGGGAAAATACCTTGTGTGTTCCTTCAGAAATGCAAAGAAGCCATTCATGTCCTGAGCTGGAGCATTTGAAATCACAACGCTTACAAAGCCACAGAAGCTTaagaaatttaggaaaaataGTTGAAAATTTTGATATTCCCATCATCATAATTGGGTTGGTTGTATTTGCCTACATCTCTTTTGGAGCAGCAATTCTACCACTTTGGGAAACTCATATGGACTTTGGgactgcattttatttttgttttataacatTTACCACAATTGGGTTTGGGGATATCAAGTTGGAGAATacctttatatttctcttttgttcCATTTATGTTGTCATTGGCATGGTAATTGTCATCATCACTTTCAAACTGCTCCAGGACAGATTGTTCCATGCTTACCAAAGCATCATATTGTTTGTCACAAAATGGGATGTACAGTAGCCAATGGAAGAATGCTGGGGTTTATTTGCATAAGTCTATAAGAAATTTGATGTTCATTAAATcccagagttagaagggactttagaaattgTCTTCATTGCTTTCAAACTGTCCCACGATAGATTATTCCATGCTTATCAAACCATCATATTGTTTGTCACAAAATGGGAAGTAAAGTAGCAATTGAAAAGTGAAGATGATACTGGTTTATTTGCATAAATGTATAAGGAATTTGCTATTTAtcaaatctcagagttggaagaaaatttaaaaattatctagacTCACTCCCTGCCTAAAGGAGTAATATTCCTCCATGGTACCTCAAGAAGTGATAATAACCTTTGCTTGAAAACTTCCTGTATTAAGTTGCTAGCTACCTCACCAGCTAGTTAGGCCATTCTGTTTCAGATAGTGCTTATGAGAAAATCCACATGACAACTATATCCATACAGAATAAGTTTTATCTGTCTTGTAATATGATTCAAATGTTTGAAGCCAATGATGCTATCTccctcaaattttcttttcaaataaatctCCCTTGCAGCTATTCATTATGCAGCATTGTTCTTCATCTGGCAAGATTGTGGCTTCCACAATATGCCAATATACAATACAACAACTTACAATGTACCGATATACAGTATCCTAGCTTACATTTTGTTTGGATCTATATTGATTCAATGGTATTGTAGAGTGACATACCATCTCATAAACAACAGATAGTGTAtcttaaattaatatttgtatctttgtgtcttaaaatttggaaaataacatGCTTAGAGTAGTGAGAACAATCAAATTGGAATTAGAatatgtgggttcaaatcctagcacttttattttctttctgtatggCTTTGAACAATTAGTTTTCCTccacagtttttttttacttcatgtgTGAAATGAAAGACCTCTAAGGTCACACTCAAATCTAAATTTATGACCTCATGATCATCCCTGGTTATCAGGATATATTGATTATGTACTCAAAAGACCACTCTTCATTCTCCAACGTTTAGTTGGTTTCTTCCTTTTAGAAACCATTAAATGAAATTACCTTTACCCTTTTGCCTTTGATATGAaggaaatattttccttcataattcaCTAGGAATATGTACTTTCGTTTAAGTTAAAATTTATGTAAgtaattttctatcttttaaaaaattaacataaccAGTTAGGGAAATGTCTTCTTTTGAATGACCTCTATAAATGCATGCAATAAACCTAGCACCAATTGTATCATTGATATGTTATCACTGATTACACTGAGTAGAATTGTTATTTCCCAAATTAATACATAGATTTCACACAAATCAATAGTCAAGGTATATCATAGTACTGAGATATGTTTTGACATTGAGGACAAATATGCttgaaaaatcaagagaaagcattttttaaaacaatttttggaaATATCTCttgatttgctcatttttcagaagaatgaagagaaattggCACTTTTCAAAGATATACTCCTTATATTATGAGACTATTAATAATCTTGAATACAATATTTCACATGGTATCATGCTCCAAAGAGCACATAGTCACCAAACTCAATAATGCAGCATAGGCATCTGGGGCCAAAgtctcagtctttcttttttttattattcaaacaGGCTTGGTCTAGGTTTCTGTCTCTGAGATAGTATTTTTCAGACTTTATTCCCCCCTCTCCCATTTTGTTGTTGTATATGAGTTTTACATATGTATTTTGCATTATTAGGGAAATGTTAGCTTACCCTTATCTTTGTGGGTATTGAATCCTGAGGGAATCCTGCAATCACTGAACTTTGCTGCTGTCATAAGTGAGAAGAAAAACCCTATGAAAAACATACATGggtttgtcatattagccaatgcATGGGTAAGTACTAATCTTTGccctgaatttaaaataaaatgacatgtaTAAATGCCAATAACAAATATTcagtttgggaaagaaaaagcaacagtctttctatcttctttctttgttaatcttttttctattccAGGCCTTAttagtaaatatatacatatatatatttatgcgactattaatttaatatttaatatattgaaaGATAAATTAATACTATGGGTATGGGTTTCTCCTGTAATGATGCAGTTTGCCACCTTTATTTGACCTAATAGATAGTCTCAAAGAGTTGTTGTGaccaataaaattaaaacattaacgCTGAATCTTTCTGAAACTAGCTAAACTGGCTTCTTAGACAAAGAGTTATAATGAGAAATCCTGATCCTCAGAGCAGCATCATGGAACATCTACTCAAAAACAATTTTATCCATAACTGGAATTCACTAGAGACAGAGTTCATAGCAGATACTGAGGAACTGAGAGGCCATAGGATTCTAAAAGGGCAAGGATTGGGGTGGAGAAAACAATGGTAAGTCAGAATATAAATGTATTGACAAGAGAAAGTGACCTGGATGTTCGATGATTCTGACAAAGTGGATCTGGGCAGAAGAGAGTGAACCTCGCAATCACTCTGCaacctccctccctcacttattAATCTGTTGTTAGTCCGGGGGAGCAAAGCAAGGCAACTTAATTTTGTTCTGTGACTGTTAAAGCAGAGGAAATGGGGATGAACTAAGACATAAAAATGATGGTGGTGGTGTGTGGGGCTGCTTATTTTATAGTGATATGGAAACTGGTTT harbors:
- the KCNK18 gene encoding potassium channel subfamily K member 18 isoform X1; this encodes MASLGEKPSAKRFSWILVPDKGKIHNQPEEQAAKRQISYSPSFNLKVIFNPDKETSKKHCCSKCLGRTFPHLFFIFCLIIYALLGAVLFSFIEGKKDDKNVEFEAFLIQLWNNCDSNGKDTDTEKKLHFIMMTRRMLLYQLQHEWLLSSSEWSFLGSLFFCCTVFTTVGYSHMYPTTGLGKALCMLYALFGIPLMFIVTTALGDTLASMLSTIYNNYKNLRVSCLTLSQIRRHSSKCTDSDLVNKTLSHNVVRKSSHKLTIQKGINTNYNCLMEQSQNLEKFKKTLRKERENTLCVPSEMQRSHSCPELEHLKSQRLQSHRSLRNLGKIVENFDIPIIIIGLVVFAYISFGAAILPLWETHMDFGTAFYFCFITFTTIGFGDIKLENTFIFLFCSIYVVIGMVIVIITFKLLQDRLFHAYQSIILFVTKWDVQ